The DNA sequence GGTCGTGGTCCAGGAAACGACGAATACGAGCCATTGCCTCGTTGAGCCGGTCGTCGGCAAAGCTCGTCGTCATCTCGCTAGGGGTCCCCCTTCGCAACCATGAGCAGGCATGGTCAGACCGTGTTCGGGCACGGCCGTCCACTCTAGGTGGTGCAGGCGGAAAATGCGCTATCGGCCGGCGAACTTGTGACGCAGCTCCACGACGGTGATGTCCGGCGCCGCGCCGACGCGCACCGGCGGACCCCAGAACCCGGCGCCGTTGCTGGTGTAGACCTGCGTGCCGTCGACGGTCTCCAACCCGCTGCGCACCGGCTGCTGCAAGCCCACGGCGAGGTGGAACGGGAACATCTGCCCGCCGTGCGTGTGCCCGGACAGCTGCAGGTCCACGCCGTGCTTGGCGGCCTCGCGCACCTGCACCGGCTGGTGCGCCATCAGCACCACCGGCGTGGAGGTGTCGCGGCCGTCCAGCGCGCGGGCGAAGTCCGGACCGTCCTGGAACGCCTCGCCGGTGACGTCGTTGACGCCCGCGAGGTCGAACGACGCGCCGGCCCGCTCGATCCGCAGTCGCTCGTTGCGCAGCGGGTTGACCCCGAGCCGCTCCAGCTCCGCCAGCCACGGCTCCACGCCGGAGTAGTACTCGTGGTTGCCGGTGACGAAGAAGCTGCCGTGCGTGCTCACGAGGTCGCGCAGCGGAGCCGCCGCCTCGCCCAGCTCGTCCACCGTGCCGTCCACCAGGTCGCCGACGACCGCGACCAGGTCCACCCGCTGCTCGTTGATCATCCGCACGATCCGCTCGGTGTGCCCGCGGCCGAGCAGCGGTCCGAGGTGGATGTCGCTCACCACCGCGATCCGGTAGCCGGACAGCCGCGGGTCGAGCTTGCCCAGCGTCACCGGCACCCGCTTGACCACCGGGTCGCCCAGCGCCTGCGTGGTGCCGAAGCCGACGACGCCCGCCGTGGCCACCCCGCCCGCGACGGCGAGCGACCGCGCGATGAACAGCCGTCGACCTGGGTCGGCGGGCCGCCCTCCGAGCGTTCCCTCGGGAGCCTCCACCGGGGCGTCGGGAGCGCCGACGGCGACGGGCGCCTCGTGCGCGCGCGTCGCCCGGTTCAGCACGAGCCGCGGGATCTCCAGCACACCCAGGATCAACGAGGAGTAGAACGCGCCCGCCAGCCAGATGAACCCCGGCCACGCCACGACGGTCGCGAACGACCCGCCGAGCCTGCTCACCGCCAGCGCCGACATCACCAGCAGGTAGAGGAGGACCACGACGCCGGTGCCCACCCGCCGGCCGCGCCCCGGCCGGGTCGTGGCCCGCACGGCCCGCTTCCAGATGTAGTAGTGGGCCGCGCCCATCACGACCGCGAACAGCACGAAGAAGAACAACGCGGGGCCTCCCGGGGGTGATGGGTCCAGTTTCCACGAATCTCGGCGCGGGCATGCAACCCCCCGGGGACCCGTGGGCGTGATTACCTCGTACCGCAGCACGGGGGAGGACGAATGAGTGATCGGGACGCCGCGTTCGCGGAGTACTTCGCGGCGCGGTCCGAGGCCATGCGCGGCACGGCGTACCTGCTGTGCGGCGACTGGCACCGTGCCGAGGACCTGGTCCAAGCGACGTTCGCCAAGCTCTACGTGGCGTGGCGGCGGATCAACCGGCACGAGGCACTCGACGCCTACACCCGCCGGACGCTGGTCCGGACGTTCGTGTCCGACCTGCGCCGGGGTTGGTTCCGCAAGGAGCGGGTGAGCGAGACGACCACCGACGTGGCGGACGTCTCGCGTGGTTCGGCGGAGGACCGGCTGGTGCTGCTCGCGGCGCTGGCGCAGGTGCCGCCCAGGCAACGGGCCGTGCTCGTGCTCCGGTACTGGGAAGACCTGTCGATCGACGAGACCGCCAGGGCGTTGGGCTGTTCCGAAGGAACGGTGAAGAGCCAGGCCGCGCGGGGGCTGCAGACGCTGCGCGGCCTGATCACCCCTCAGCAGGGAGAAAAGGTGCGATGAACGAGCACGAGCTGAAGAGCGCGTTGCAGGATGTGATGGTGGCGAGCAGCCCGCCGCCACCCATGAGCCCCGGGGCTGCGTTGGAGCACGGCCGCCGCGCGCAGCGCCGCAGGCAGACCGCGTTGGGCGGAGGTCTCGCCGGTCTCGCCGTGGTGGCCATCGCGGTGGGCGCGGTGCTGGTGCCGCAGCTGACCGGTGGCGGCTCCGAGGTGCGGGTGGCGGGAGGGCAGTCGTCGTCACCGTCCGCGCCGTCGGTCACACCCACGGACGGGCCGCCGTCGGACTCGCCGCGGGCGACCGTGATGCCGCCGCCCAGCGGATCGCCGGCCGACACGAGCACCCGGTGGCCGAACGGGCAGAGCGATCGGACCGCGAAGAACGGGCCGCGCGCCGACAAGGGCGTCAAGCTGCTCAACGACCTGGCCTCGTCGCTGCCGCCCGGCGTGCAGGCCGAGGACCGGCAGCGGATCGGGTACGCCGACCACGGGCCCATGACGTGGCGCCAGGCGCAGTTCGCCGAGTACGTCGGCGACCTGGAGGTCTGGGACTACGAGGCGCGCACGCCGGTCGTGGTCACCGGTGAGGCGGGCGTCGGCGAGCTGTCCATCCAGGTCGAGACCAAGGGCAACACCCGGCTCGGCGACCTGGTCGGGTGCGCGGCGGCCACCAGGTACTCCTACCCGGTCGCGGGCGGCACGTGCGCGCTGGTCGACGTCGGGGGCAAGCAGGTCGCCCTCGTCACCGGGGCCACCCCGGACGCCGACCGCAACACGATGGACTCCGCGGCGTTCTACCGGCACCCGGACGGCACGCTGGTGACCGTCGCGTACTCGAGCGAGTTCCTGGAGTCGGGCCACCCGGCGCTGTCGCGGCCGGCGTTGACCGGTCAGCAGCTCGCGGCGATCGCCGCCGACCCGAAGTTCCACCTGGACTGAGGCCACCGCCTTGGACGGGGAGGCCGGGCGCGAGTGCGCCCGGCCTCTTCGGTGTGTGCGCCGGTGTGCCCACCGTCGCTCGTCCGAGTGTCCTCCGTTCGAGTGTTCGTGCAGGTACCGTGCTGTTTGCCATGCGGACGCTGCTCATCGACAACCACGACTCGTTCACCTTCAACCTGTTCCAGTACCTGGCCGAGGTGAACGGGCGCGAACCGGTCGTCATCACGCACGACGACCCGCGGTTCCGGCTGTCCGACCTGCGGCGCTTCGACAACGTGGTGATCTCGCCCGGCCCCGGCCGGCCGCAGCGCGACGCCGACTTCGGCCTGTGCCGCGCGGTGGTCGAGCACGCCGGGATCCCCCTCCTGGGTGTCTGCCTGGGCCACCAGGGGTTGTGCCTCGCGCACGGCGCGACCGTGGGCTTGGTCACGCCCCGGCACGGCGTGGTGGACGACGTGCGGCACACCGGGGTCGACGTGTTCGCCGGCCTGCCGTCGCCGCTGCCCGTGGTGCGCTACCACTCGCTGGCCGTGTCCGACCTGCCGCCGTCGCTGGAACCCATCGCCTGGGCGGCGTCCGACGACGTGCTGATGGGCGTGCGGCACCGGTCGCGGCCCGCGTGGGGCGTGCAGTTCCACCCCGAGTCGGTGTGCACGTCGCACGGCCACCAGCTGCTCGCCAACTTCCGCGACCTGACCGAGGCGTCGGCCGGCTCGCCCTCGCCGCCGCCGCCCGCGCCGGTTCCCCCGCCCGCGCCCGGACGTGAGGTCCTCGTGCGGAGGGTGGACGTGCACCCACCGCCGGAGGACGTGTTCGCGGCCCTGTTCGGGGCGTCCGAGGACGCGTTCTGGCTGGACAGCAGCCTCCAGGGCGGACGTGGCCGGTTCTCCGTGATGGGCGACGCGTCCGGGCCGCTGGCGCGCGTGGCGACGTACGACGTGTGGACCGGCGAGGTCACGGTGGACGGGGTGGCGCACCCCGGGCCGTTCTTCGACTGGCTGGAGGCCGACCTGGCGGCGTGGCGCGTGCGGCCGCCGGACGTGCCGTTCGAGTTCGCGCTCGGCTGGGTGGGCTACCTCGGCTACGAGCTGAAGGCCGAATGCGGCGGCGCGGCGGCGCACCGTTCGGAGCAACCCGACGCGGCATTCGTGTTCGCCGACCGGGCGCTGGTTTTCGACCACGTTTCGCGGTGCGCGTACCTGTTGGCGTTGTCCGACGAGGACGGCTGGCTGGGCCGAACGGCGGATTTCCTGCGTCGATTCGCCGCCGCGCCGACCGCGCCGCCCCGGCGGGTGCGGGCCGACTCCGTGCAGGCGCGGCACAGCCGTTCGCACTACTTGAAGCTGGTGGCGGCCTGCCAGGAGGCCATCACGGCGGGCGAGACCTACGAGGTGTGCTTGACGAACACGGTGACGTGGCGCGGCGGGCTGGACCCGTGGGAGGCCTACCGGTTCCTGCGCGCGGAAAGCCCGGCGCCGTTCGGCGCGTTGCTCCGTTTCGGTGCGCTCTCCGTGCTCAGCACTTCACCCGAGCGGTTCATCCGGGTCGACCGACAGGGTGTCGTCGAATCCGAGCCAATCAAGGGCACGCGCCCCCGCGGGGCGACCCCCGCCGAGGACGAGCGTTTGCGCAGGGCCTTGGCTGCCAGCGCGAAGGACCGCGCGGAGAACCTCATGATCGTGGACTTGGTCCGCAATGATCTGGGCCATTGCGCGGAAGTCGGCAGCGTGCGGGTGCCCAGGATCTTCGAGGTGGAGACCTACGCGACAGTGCACCAGCTCGTGAGCACCGTTCAGGCTCGACTGCGTTCCGGTAGTTCCGCCGTGCGGGTGGTTAGGGCGGCGTTCCCCGGCGGGTCCATGACCGGCGCGCCCAAGATCCGGACAATGCAGATCATCGACGGGCTGGAAGCCGGGCCCAGGGGTGTGTACTCCGGGGCGCTCGGTTACTTCTCACTGTCCGGAACGGCCGACTTCAGCATCGTCATCAGGACGCTGGTGGTGGACCGGGACAAGGTGAGTTTCGGGGTCGGTGGCGCGGTCATCGCGCTGTCGGACCCCGTGGCGGAATTCGAGGAGACCGCGGTCAAGGCAACCGCGCTGCTCAGGCTGGCAGGCGTCGGGTTCCCGGGCCGCGCTTCCCCGCCCGAGTAGCCCTTGACCTGCGGTTCTCCCCTGCGGCAGACGTGGTCCGCCGCAGGGGAAAACGAGGCGAGTCAGGAAGCGTGGGCTTCCTGGAACTGCACGACCAGGCCCTGGGGAATGCGGCCCCGGTCGGAGATCTGGTGGCCCTGCGCGCGCGCCCAGTCCCGAATCGCCTGCGCCTGCGCCTTGTCACCAGCCTTTACCGTGCTCTTGCCGGTGCCCTTGCGCTGCTTGCGGCCGCCCGCGCGGCGCGCCTTGGCGACGAAGTCGGCCAGGGACTCGCGGAGCTTGTCGGCATTGTCCTTCGAGAGGTCGATGGAGTACTCCACACCGTCCAGCGCGAAGGTCACGGTCTCGGCGGCTTCGCTGCCGTCGAGGTCGTCGATGAGTTGGACGACGGTCTGCTGTGCCACTGTTCCTCCGTGTGTGCTCGCATAGCGCGTGCTGCCCTCGACTTGTTCTGCGCCACACGCTTAGGTCGCCACCATAGTGCACGAGAGGAATATCGCCTAACCTTTCGCGGTGAAAATGTGACTGATGCCCCCGGACGGGTCATTTCGCGACACAAACCGCACGGAGCCGAAATGTGCGGCCCGCCCGCGGTCACTCCGTGGTGCCCGTCACACCCGGTCGAGTGGCCTATCCTGGACCCGGATACCCGCCCAGGGTAGGGAAGGTCGGGAGCGATGCTCGGTTACACGGCGGACAAGGACGCGTACCTCAAGCGATTGCGCCGCATCGAGGGCCAGGTCCGCGGCCTCCAGCGGATGGTCGAGAACGACGAGTACTGCATCGACGTGCTGACCCAGATCTCCGCCGCCACGAAGGCGCTGCAGGCGGTGTCCCTGGGTCTGCTGGACGAGCACCTGAAGCACTGCGTGGCCCAGGCCGTGGCCGAAGGGGGCGAAGTGGCGGAGGAGAAGATCGCCGAAGCCTCCGCCGCCATCACCCGCCTGGTCCGCTCCTGACCGCCCCCGCCCGGCCGCCACCCCGAACGGCGGCCGGGCGACCTGATCGAGTACAGTGCTCCCGCCGGCCCCCGTAGCCCAATCGGCAGAGGCAGCGGACTCAAAATCCGTCCAGTGTGCGTTCGAGTCGCACCGGGGGCACCAGGTCTGACCAGGCCGAACAACTGAAGATCACGCAGAGTTGATGATCTCTGTCCATGGCGGTGTCCTTGAGTACACTGAGTGACATGGGCAGAGTCAGTGCTGCGCGCCGCCCGAAGGGCAACATCCGGGAGCGCGGGAACTCTCTTCAGGTCCGGTACTTCGCCGGACGAGACCCGGTCACGGGCAAGGACGTCTACCTCACCGCCACGATCCCCGGCCGCGACGACGCGGCCTACCGCAAGGCTGAGGACAAGCTCGCCGAGTTCCGCACCCAGGTGAACAAGCAGCGCTCCGCCGAGTCGAGCGTCTCGCTGTCCTATGCGCTGCACGAGTGGATGCGGACCAGCGAGATCGAGGACAGCACGCGCAAGACCTACGTCGGGTACATCGAGCGCACCATCAAGCCGGCGGTCGGTGGTCTCCCGGTGAAGAAGATCACTCCGCGCATCCTGGAGAGCTTCTACACGGAACTTCGCCGCTGCCGGGTGCGCTGTGACGGCAAGCCGTACGTCGAAAAGCACGTCACCGACGAGCCGCACGACTGTGTGGAGAAGAAGTGCAAGCCTCATGTTTGCAAGGGGATGGCTGCCTCGACGGTCCGTCAGATTCACTCGATCCTCAGCGGCACACTGGATGCCGCCGCGCGGTGGGAGTGGATTGACGCCAGTCCGGCGCAGCTCGCCCGACGCCCGAAGCAGAAGCCGCCACAGCCGGACCCGCCCACTCCTGCCGAAGCCGCTCGCTTGGTCGAAGAGGCGTTCCGGATGGATGACGACTGGGGCACTTTGGTGTGGCTGGTCATGACGACGGGGATGCGTCGCGGCGAGCTGTGCGGCCTGCGGTTCAACCGAGTGGACCTCGACGCGGAGCTGATCGACCTACGTCGTAACTGGGTTGGTGGCAAGGAGAAGGACACCAAGACGCACCAGAATCGCCGGATCGCGCTGGACTCCGAAACGGTCGCGCTGCTCCGCGAGCATCGTGAGCGCGTGGCTGAACGGGTGCGTTCGGTCGGTGGCGAGTTCACCGAAGACCTGTTCGTGTTCAGCGGTACGCGGACTCTCGACCACAAGGAGCCGTACTCGCCGAACGCCGTGACCCAGCGATACAAGGACATGGCAACCAGGCTGGGGATCGACACCCACCTGCACGCACTACGGCACTACTCGGCCACGGAGTTGTTGACTGCCGGCGTGGACCTCCGCACGGTCGCCGGACGTCTCGGCCACGGTGGGGGAGGCGCGACCACATTGCGCGTCTACGCCGCGTGGGTCGCAGCGTCGGACCGCAAGGCAGCCGAAATCCTCGGGTCACGGATGCCGAAGCGGGCGCGCAAGTGATGTCAGCCGGTTAGAGCTTCCAGCCTCCGGCGCTGTCGGACGGACCCGACTTGTGCGGCGAGAAGTCGTGCGCGTTCGGCATGGGCGGACGCATCACGCCGTTCGCCGTGCACCGACAACACCTGCACCAAGTCGACACGCAGCGCCGTTTCCGCCCGTGCGAAATCCGGGTGTAGTCGGTCGAGGGCGCTCGACAGCACGTCCACCGCCTCGGGTTCGCCGAGTCGCGCAAGCGCACTACCTCGCCACCTGGTGAGGTGCGTTCCGTCGAACACCAGGAACGGCGCTTCGGTGTCGTCGGCGTCGGCGGGCAAGACCCACTCGGCGTGGTCGAACGTGCGAAGGCTGCCGTCACGATCACCCGCTGCCGCCAACGCTTCGCCGTGACCGGCCAGCAGCCACGAGGTCAGCAATCCCGGTGCGCGGTGTTCTGCAACAGCGCACGCGTACCGCGTCAACTCGACCGCGGATTCCGACTCGCCGATGTCGAGCAGCACGACGGCTTGTCCGGCGCAGGCGTAAGCCTCCAGAGCGCTCGATTCCGCCACGCGTGCCGCGCTCCGTGCCTGGTCGTAGTGCTCCCAGGATTCACGCAACAACCCCTGGTCGAGCGACTGCCAACCCGCGAGCGTCGACGCGTCGACCAGTACCCGCGCGAGTGCCGTCCTCGACCGTTGGTCGAGGACGTTCCCGAGCAAACTCCACATCTGGCTGATCTGTGCCCGCAGCTCGCCGAGCAACTCCGACGCGCCCAGACGTCGATCAATGACCCGCGTGAGGTCGAGCTTCTGCTGAAGCAGTGACACGGTCTCTCGATCGACGGCGCGACCGGACCTGATCCGCGCCCGCAGCTCCAACGCCTCACTTGACCACGCCTGCGCTTCGGACGGAGAGGGCGCGGCTGGCTTCAACAGTCGGTCGATCGGCACGCCGAGCATTTCCTCAAGCAGTCGCTTGGTGCCCGCTCGGACAGGTCCGAGGGGTCGGCCGTCGGTGCGTCGGCCGGTTGCCAGGCGGTTGACGTGGCGGGCGCTGAGGGTGGCGTCGATGCCGTGTTCGTGGGCGAACAGGTTGGCCTGTTCGCTGAACTGTTCCGGCGTCAGCCCGCGCTCGTGGAGCAGCTCGCCCAGCAGCGTGCTTCGGTGCCCTGACCCCATCGGATGATCTCCATGTCACCAATGTCAGCGCTGACGACTATACGACCCCATAGGTCCGCGTAGGTCCTTGGCAGGTTATTTCCCGCGACTGGACCACCGGGAAAGCTGAAGTCAGCGAATCGTCGAAGGTGGTGATGATCGTGGCGTGGAGTGAGTTGGCCGGTGATCTCGGTGGGGTTGGGCTGTTCCTGGTGTGGCTCGTGATCCCTCTGCTCTACCTCGTCGTCATCGGTCGGCGGTACGTCCGGCAATGCCAGGAGAGCGCTCGAACGGCGGTGTGGGCGTGCGACGAGGTGCGCCAGATCCGCGAGGAACAGAGGGAGGGTGGCCATGAGCCTGACGCTCGTGGATGACGAGGACGGCGAGAAGACCCGCGTCTCGCTGCTCGATGACCCGAAGGTCGTCGGTGAGATGCAGGAGTTCGTGGACGATCAGGCTCCGCGCGTGTTCGCGGTGGTTCAGGAGACGTTCGGGCCGCCGGAGGACTTGCAGATCGTGGCGTGGGGGATGACCACCAAGACGGGTGTCGAGGTGATCAGCGTGCACGGCGGGATGCGCATGGGTCTGCAGTCTGCGGAGAACGCGCTGATCTTCTACCGGGCCGGTGGGAGTGCGATTCCCCGGATCTTCTGGGTCGGGGGCGAGCGTGGGGAGTAACGGGCTGGAGACCGCACTGGAGTGCGTCGCGCGTGGGTGGCCGGTGGTGCCGGGTGCGCTGTGGGTCGGTGACATCTACGTCGACCCGGTGACCAACTCCGAGCGGGACGCACTGGCCCTGTCGTCTTCGGCTATGGCGACGTTGGACCCGGCGGAGGTTCGGCGGCTGTGGCCGGTGACGGAAGGGAACGTCACGCGGTCAGCGTTGGCGGTGCTCGGGTCGCTGATGACTGCGGTAGTGGTCGAGCCCGAGTTGGCGCGGCGAGTGGTCACCTCGGAGGCGTTCCGTGCGTCGCCGTCGCCGGTGGTCCTGCTTCCGGTTCCGACTCTCGGCCTGATGATCGAGTCCGCCGTGGTCGTGGTGTCGTCGGCGGATGGGCTGGACGAGAAGTTGGTCTTCCCTTCGGGCGGGTTGCTGCCGTTGCCGCCGGCGGTGGTCGAGGGTGAGCCGACGCGGTGGCTCGTGTCGCCTGCCGACTGCGATGGGTTGATGAGCGGCCCGGAGTTGGCGCGCCTGTTGGCGCTGGAGGCTTCCAACCGTCGTTGACCGCGCCTTCGACGGTTGGGCATGAGGTGCCGGACGCCTCCCCCGGCACCTGTGGGACGGGACGGCCGTGTGCGAACCATCCACTCGGATGGGCCGCACACGGCCGTTTCGTGCTGCTTGGGACGGGTGTCCCGTCCCGCCCGTCACGCGTCACGACGGCTTGTTTGCGCTGGTGAGACGCACTTTGAACCGTGTCACAACCGGTGGGACGGGTCCGCCGGCGTGGGACGGGGTCTGGGACGGGTCAGTGGTCATCCTCGACCACCTCCCCGTCCACGATCGAGCCTTCTCGGACTGCGGCGAGCGCCGCGCGGATGTCGGCGACGAGGTAGCCGCGCACCTGGCGCACTCCGTCTTCGGTGGTGATCCGGTCACGGGTCGGGCGGCACCCGAACTCGCCCATGCGCAGACCGAACGCCGTGGGCTCGACGTTCAGCGCGTCCACGAGTTCCGCCGTGGGAACGAAGTCACGGCGACCGGGCTGGAGATCGTCCCCGAGGTAGTCCACAACGGACGCCAGTGGTTCGGGTACCTCGGCTTCTGTCGTGCGTTCGGTGATTGTCCCGACCGCTTTGGCCACTGCGGCGTGGTCGAGCATCGGCCGGTTGTGCTGTCCGGCCGCGTGGCCGGACAGCGTGCCCTCTGCCTCTCGCAGCGCGCGTCCACGGGCGCAGATGGCTCGCCAGTCCTCGTTGGGCATGTAGTAGGTCCGCACGGTTGTGGCGAGTACGTCGGCTCCTGCTGTGGTCTCTCCGTCCGGGCGGAGGATGCCGACGCCCTTGTGCGTTGCCAGTAGTCGGCTGCTGTCGTAGCCGCGTGTGTTCATCTGCTCGCCCAACACGATGTTGCTGTCACGCCAGTCCATGACCCGCAGCGCGAACCGTGAGCCGAGCACCGCCCGCAGGTTGCTCGGGATGGTCTTGCTGTCCGGCCGCTGGGTGGCCAACACGAGCACGATTCCCGCCGCCGGTCCCTTGCGGGCAAGCCACGTCAGCAGCTCGCCCACGTACTCGCCTGCGGTGAGCTTCTTGTCCTGCACCTCCAGCGAGGTCCGGTCCTCCAGCGGGATCTGCACTTCGTCAATGAAGATCGCGGTCACCGGCATGCCGAGGTTCGGGTCACGGGACATGGCGGGCGTGATCTTCGATTCCGGGCACACCTCGTCGTCAAGGTCCTGCATCCGCCGGT is a window from the Saccharothrix saharensis genome containing:
- a CDS encoding metallophosphoesterase, which gives rise to MFFFVLFAVVMGAAHYYIWKRAVRATTRPGRGRRVGTGVVVLLYLLVMSALAVSRLGGSFATVVAWPGFIWLAGAFYSSLILGVLEIPRLVLNRATRAHEAPVAVGAPDAPVEAPEGTLGGRPADPGRRLFIARSLAVAGGVATAGVVGFGTTQALGDPVVKRVPVTLGKLDPRLSGYRIAVVSDIHLGPLLGRGHTERIVRMINEQRVDLVAVVGDLVDGTVDELGEAAAPLRDLVSTHGSFFVTGNHEYYSGVEPWLAELERLGVNPLRNERLRIERAGASFDLAGVNDVTGEAFQDGPDFARALDGRDTSTPVVLMAHQPVQVREAAKHGVDLQLSGHTHGGQMFPFHLAVGLQQPVRSGLETVDGTQVYTSNGAGFWGPPVRVGAAPDITVVELRHKFAGR
- a CDS encoding SigE family RNA polymerase sigma factor, yielding MSDRDAAFAEYFAARSEAMRGTAYLLCGDWHRAEDLVQATFAKLYVAWRRINRHEALDAYTRRTLVRTFVSDLRRGWFRKERVSETTTDVADVSRGSAEDRLVLLAALAQVPPRQRAVLVLRYWEDLSIDETARALGCSEGTVKSQAARGLQTLRGLITPQQGEKVR
- the pabB gene encoding aminodeoxychorismate synthase component I; translated protein: MRTLLIDNHDSFTFNLFQYLAEVNGREPVVITHDDPRFRLSDLRRFDNVVISPGPGRPQRDADFGLCRAVVEHAGIPLLGVCLGHQGLCLAHGATVGLVTPRHGVVDDVRHTGVDVFAGLPSPLPVVRYHSLAVSDLPPSLEPIAWAASDDVLMGVRHRSRPAWGVQFHPESVCTSHGHQLLANFRDLTEASAGSPSPPPPAPVPPPAPGREVLVRRVDVHPPPEDVFAALFGASEDAFWLDSSLQGGRGRFSVMGDASGPLARVATYDVWTGEVTVDGVAHPGPFFDWLEADLAAWRVRPPDVPFEFALGWVGYLGYELKAECGGAAAHRSEQPDAAFVFADRALVFDHVSRCAYLLALSDEDGWLGRTADFLRRFAAAPTAPPRRVRADSVQARHSRSHYLKLVAACQEAITAGETYEVCLTNTVTWRGGLDPWEAYRFLRAESPAPFGALLRFGALSVLSTSPERFIRVDRQGVVESEPIKGTRPRGATPAEDERLRRALAASAKDRAENLMIVDLVRNDLGHCAEVGSVRVPRIFEVETYATVHQLVSTVQARLRSGSSAVRVVRAAFPGGSMTGAPKIRTMQIIDGLEAGPRGVYSGALGYFSLSGTADFSIVIRTLVVDRDKVSFGVGGAVIALSDPVAEFEETAVKATALLRLAGVGFPGRASPPE
- a CDS encoding histone-like nucleoid-structuring protein Lsr2; the encoded protein is MAQQTVVQLIDDLDGSEAAETVTFALDGVEYSIDLSKDNADKLRESLADFVAKARRAGGRKQRKGTGKSTVKAGDKAQAQAIRDWARAQGHQISDRGRIPQGLVVQFQEAHAS
- a CDS encoding metal-sensitive transcriptional regulator, whose amino-acid sequence is MLGYTADKDAYLKRLRRIEGQVRGLQRMVENDEYCIDVLTQISAATKALQAVSLGLLDEHLKHCVAQAVAEGGEVAEEKIAEASAAITRLVRS
- a CDS encoding site-specific integrase; this translates as MGRVSAARRPKGNIRERGNSLQVRYFAGRDPVTGKDVYLTATIPGRDDAAYRKAEDKLAEFRTQVNKQRSAESSVSLSYALHEWMRTSEIEDSTRKTYVGYIERTIKPAVGGLPVKKITPRILESFYTELRRCRVRCDGKPYVEKHVTDEPHDCVEKKCKPHVCKGMAASTVRQIHSILSGTLDAAARWEWIDASPAQLARRPKQKPPQPDPPTPAEAARLVEEAFRMDDDWGTLVWLVMTTGMRRGELCGLRFNRVDLDAELIDLRRNWVGGKEKDTKTHQNRRIALDSETVALLREHRERVAERVRSVGGEFTEDLFVFSGTRTLDHKEPYSPNAVTQRYKDMATRLGIDTHLHALRHYSATELLTAGVDLRTVAGRLGHGGGGATTLRVYAAWVAASDRKAAEILGSRMPKRARK